AGAAGCAGCTTGACAAAAAGGCTGCTTATCCACACATCATCAATATACAGACAGCATCACTTGAAGGCCTAGCAATCTGAACTGATGAAAGTCATCTGTGTTGAATCAAGGTCAGTGTAATGACACTCTTTTTCAAGCGTCTGCTTCGGTAATTTTCTAAACTTTAGTTCCATAGCATAGAGATGCTAAAGGTTTTTTGTTCTACAGTATAGCTCTTTCTGGCTCCCTGTGTTCCCATCATATTCAGCAATTTATCAGTTGCTAGTTTGTGGAAATCTTGGAATTTTGATGTCCAACTAAAATGTCTGCAAAATTTTTCTGTACTTGGTATCCATCTGTTATTGGTTAAGGGAACTATAATTTCAAATGTGTCTAACCCCTTTTGTGCATTATCTGTGGATTTTCTCTTTGAAAACATGCTGCATAACTTTCCTGAGAGAGTTGAGAAAAACTTATCCTTGTTTCTATATAATTGGAATATGGAATACGTGGTTTTGCTTTTCACTGGAAGCTGAGTTGAAACTGAAATACCTCAGGGACCAAATTTGCATCATTTTCATGAGAATAAAAATCAATGCATCAATCCCTTTATCCAATATGGGGCAATGAAATCCAAAAAAGCCAATTCCTTGGTATGGACATGTCTCTAGACATTGGCTAAGTGTCATTCCTGCATGGTGCTAAGGAAACAAGAAAATCAGTTCTGCCCCCCAACTCCTgcggcaaaaaagaaaaaaaaaaaggaaaaatgaaaaaaagaaagagctgCATCCATCTGGATGCATTCTGCTGGTTTATTTTTCAATTCCACCTGGTACTTAATGCTTCAGATGATATAACAGCTTGGCGACATCAAATTGTGACATGCGTTCTATTACAAGAAGCCAAATTAAGTCTGTAAAACACAATAGGACCAAAGACACAATCTCTTACTTCTTAAttatagtagtagtagtagtagtagtaataGCAAGTAATAATAGTAATATTATTAACAGTAGCAGCAATAATAGTGGTAATGATAATACTAATAATGGTAAtaagaacaaaaataataagaataataatgataataataataataacaaacaacaacaataacaataatagtagtaataataataacaataatagcaATAGTGGTGATGGTGGGAGTGGTCGTCATGGTgatattaaaaaacaaaaatctttAAAGCAAACAAACTGAATCTAAAAGTATAACATGTAGAACTTTGATACTTGTTGAAATTTTCTCTTGCTTAATGCAGAGTTTCTATTCTTAAAATCAGAACAGTCATCATCAGAGTTGAGGGCACAGCTCAATGGATCGTCCTAGAACTTACTCTCTTCTCGCTTCCTTTCTTCATGACTTTCTTGAGTCCTGCATTCATCTTCCAGAAAAGGTTTCTAAAATGCTTCTTACTGCAGTTATTTCCTCATTTCAATGTCCCTACTCAGCTCATCTCTGTTATTTTAGCACAAAACTACTTAGAATTCTGGCAGGAACTCTAAACTTGAAGACCTCGACAACAAAACTCTCCTTTTCTACCTACTTAGAGGACCAAGGAAGGCCTTGAACTATGTTTTGTGGCCTTGGGACTTCTACTACTTCGTATTCCTGTTGTTGATCTCCAAACTTGGCAAATGGTCCATAGTTCTGCTCTATTTATCTACCAATTCATAGTGTGCCCAAACGACTTGTATAGTTTTTGGCCCCACGACTTGAACAAGCTCTGGGaagataaaaagaaataaaaaaggacCTTAAAATTGAAATTTTTTGATGGTGATGATGTATAACTTTCTTCACCCAAAAACAAGATGATGTATAATTTTCTGGGTCTTTGAATTGACTGTCAAGAAACAACTACGCTTCCAAACATCAAAAGTTCTTGCAAATTATTCCATCTGTTTCTCTGCTGCCTAGGAAATTCAGATACcctaaagaaaagaagaataaaaaccTTGTTCAACTACACTGAGCTTACAATTCAATCACTGCAGCTCCCCATCCAGCTTCATTGGTATCTCCTCTTGGATGTCTAGTTCTTGCAAACACCTAGTGATCTTTGGGTCTCTTTATGAGAACTTTGCCCGAAAAACAAAAAACacttaatataaaaaatttgaaCATGATTCCCTTGTGTTCTGAAGCTGTTTGAAGACCTTACCATAGAGCTGCTAAGTTGCAACTTAACAGATCAGGACCCCCAACATGCCATTTTTCCCTTTAGTTGGAACTGTCATCTTGGTACATTTTAAGAAGCTTTGCTGCGTTTGCTCCTGCTTCCATGGCATGCAGTGATTGATGCATGCTAAAGTCAAATACTAACATATCAAAACTAGTGCATTGGGTGGTGCATCCATGTGATCCTATCTTCTATGATCCATCAACTCGTCAATCTTTATCTTTCTAACCTCGGGTCCCTCTCCTAGTACTGGAGCAGGAGCCAGAAAGAAAGACGAATGTCGTAAACCAGAGGCTTCTTCCTTTGTGGAACTCAATTTACATTCCCGATTTTGCTGAAGGTCTTCACTCTTGCCAGTGTTCTTAGCCGAGCAAACTGGGCATATGCGTTAGCCGTTTTGGTAACAATCCGTATATCTTATCCGGGAATTATGTCTGCGTATCTCAGTTATGCAGATTAATCGCACAACGTGCACGTAGGAAAACTGCACACGGTCGTCGGCTGAGCTGTCACGGGCTGGAAGAGAGTTGGAAATTTGATTAGCTCTACGACGCCGACTAAGTGGCCAGCTTTTGTTCGTCGGTCTGCGACATCGCTATGGCCGGTCCCGAAACGTTTCAGATCTGAAGATTGATGGGAGGCTACGGCAATTGCCAACAAATTCGTCTCTCGTACACCACCTAACTGTGGGGACCAGATTGCCTGGAGATGCGTGTAAAGGTGCGTGACTATATATCTCAGGGTAAAATAAAACGCACCCATGAAGGCGATACGTGCGGCCGCACGTATTGACATGCCCATATCCCGTTCCCCCGATCTCTCTCACCCTCGCCCCCAGCACGTGCTACCTTCCCTGCTTCTGAAGCCAGTAGGGTGATGAGACACGCGTCAGGCACGCGGCCGAACATGCAACCTGGTGCGCGGACACGGCGGCCTGATATGTCGGACCGGTCGTGCTCCCAACCCAGCACCCATCCCCACCCTTGCCTCGCTCGCTCTCGACCACCCAACGCTCGACTCGTGTCCACGCGTCGGGACATCTGGCCGCCCGCCGTAGTGTTGGCCAGTAATCCTGCGTGGCATGCCAAGTCAGCGAAACTCACGCATCGGTGGACTCCACCTGGCATGTCATATGGGGCCCTTTTTTTATTTCCAGCGAGTCCCAGTCCGATAATGTCGTCTTCTCTCGTTTTCGTGGAAATCCGGGATAGCCTCGGGAGGAGTCACACGAACTACGAAGGCACCCGCGGTTCCTATCAAAATTACAATGCTTGCCCCCAAGCGATTCCTGGGCCAGCTGCTACGGAACGCATTTACCCAGCTCCTTTACAAGAATGACACACATGCCCAGTCTGGGACATTACTTTATGTCTGAACGTGTATTATGGGTCTGGTGCTGGGTTTGTTGCGAGGTTGGCTTCCGCGCATTAGAGATTATTTAGACaagggagaaaagaaaataCCAAGTTGGTACTTGGTTCTGTaagatagaaaagaaaaacatattcTTTTGCAGATGGAGGGAGCACAAAGAAAGtaggatttttttcttttttaaaaaaagtaagaGATTCCCATACTTTTGCGGTAGTGGTTGCATTAAAACTCTGAAAACATTCAAAGAACAACATATAAAGCATTTGTTAGAGGAAGTGAGGGGCGCAAGAACGTTCCAAACAGCTGTACCAAGGTGTGAATAGATAATATTGCAGTCGGTTTAATATGACAtgccattaatttttctttatattaCAGTCTGTTTAAGGTGTGAACTAATTCCTCCTTTCCACGCCGGTTACACATTCAattttgtctctctctattgTTTTTGTCGAGCACCTTTGCATTAACTTGGATCATTTTTATATTAAAGTCAGATGTCGGGCGGCTCTCTAGTTATTTTGGATATGTGAACAAGCCAAGCTGCGCTGAATGCTGAGCATTATAGGGGAACCGATGTCGGTGGCAGATCTAGTaattaaaaggaaaaagaaggggtGTTTCCCGAAGGTGTCAAAGTAGAAAATGGAAAAAGTGGGCTTGGTTGCTTGAGAGTGGAGGTGGATCCGGGCCTTGGCCCACCTCCATCTCTATCAATCATCCTGAGCTCGCCTCTCGAAACAAAAGCAAGACGAGCTCCCATCAGTCCATCACTCCACATgggtccctctccctctccctctccctctccgccCCCGAATCACCCGTTTCTCTTGGCCTCCTTTCTCTCCTAAATCTTCTTCTCTACTAAACGAGAGAGAGCgatccatcatcatcatcaccacTTCATTTGCTCTCAGGGGCTGACGATCTCCCGCCATACCCATCAATGCCATCCTCGCGGTGCGCCCTGCATCGCACGGCCGCGGAGAGAGAGGCCATGGCGAAGACGTGGTAGAGGGAGCCCGGCCCGGGAggttatacacacacacacacacacagagagagagagagagagagattgcgaGTCGAAGGAGGTGGGAATGGGGGAGAGCGGCGTCGGGGGGCCGGCAATGGCGCCGCTGAACGTGGAGCGTGGAGAGGAGAGGTGGAGGCACTTCGATAGCTCGGTGAACGCTGTCTCCTTCGGCTTCGTGGCAACCGCCATCCTCATCTCCATGTTCGTCGTCATGGCCATCTTGGAGCGCTTCCTCCGCCCCAGGCCTCCTTTTCTCTCCTCCAACGATGGCCGGAGGCGGAGGGGCTCTCCCTCCGTGGATCTCGAGGCGCAACGCCGCCGGGGCCTCGCCGGCAAGCTCGGTTACCCTTCGCCCAAGGTAGCTTTAAGCTAACCCACACCACACCTCCACTTTCTACATCTATttactattattttattatatcttatCAGTATAAAGAAAAAATCCCTTTCGCTTTAGCGGAACATCCGTCGCTTGCTTCCTTGGATTATGCGAGCAATGCATGCCTTTCTTAATTATTTGGACTTTAAATAATGCTTTCGGAGCTATATTTCTtagctcttttttcttctttttcttatgcTTCTTGAATTAAGTATTCCAGAATCCAGAgtagattaagattaaaaaGATGCAAAATATAATTTTCTAGTGGAACATGCACTattgtttttgttattttccTGAATATTATCAACAGCAGTGGTATGGGAAGTGTTAATAATAAGACGCACCACGCCAGAGGaagttaaataaataaataaataaaaaagagaagCACGAAGGCTTTGTCGCAATTTGGAAGGGGCAGCTTCCCATGCGGCGTTCAATTAAAGTTGTTTACTACGAGCACTAGCGTAATAGAGGGGACAAGGAGTTAACGACGGATTTGTCGGTCTTCTTAGGACCTGGGACAGAGTCCAAAGCGAGAGGGCGTTGTAGGGTCTCGATCGCGCCTAATCCGGCGAGTTTTCTGTCCATAATGTTGGCGTTGGCCCTCTCTCTACTTGAAGGTACCAAGGTAGGTCAAACTAGATTACAGTGGTGTTTCAATTCGTGGTACAATCACGAGCACTAACACGAGCTGGACTAAAGCTAGTTGTAGCTAGAATACCTGCTAGGAGATGCCATGCAGAACATGCCTTTCTCAAGGTCTCATATGATGTACAGTGTTGTTAGATGCAACAAGAGCTCACTGCACATTTTCATCTTTACAATCTATGGACAAAACACAGTCTTGTATGTTACattggaaaaaagaaatagaagcTGCAATTGTTCATTGTCAAACATTTAACCCAAGGAAAAGTGAAGTTAATCAAATGCCTTCCACAAACATAGTTTTAATATTTTGAGTTTGCTAGACATCAGATGGGTTCTGACTGTTACCTATCAAATGATTAGAACCTAGGAAATTCAAAAGATCACATCTGAGCTATTTGCTAACTTGGAAATACATAGAAGAGAGTTTCCTAGTTCAGATGGAGGCAGTGTTTATTGCTCGCCAAGTCTACCATTTGTAGACAAATCAGCGCCTATTATCTTGATTCATAGTGAAATCAAGATGCTCTTGATATATCAGATGTTTGCATATATGATGATAAAAGGATGAATGTGGAAGTAATACGTGATCCGTGAATTATGTAGAATAGGAGTTGGATGATTTGACATTGAAAAAGTTTTTCCAAATTATGTAACCAaggaataattaaaataaagtgTTTAATTCACTATTTTGGTTAAGACTGACACCTATGAGATAGTCATTATGGTATATGAGAAGGATTGCAAGAAAAAGGTTGGTTTAATGCTCAGAAGAAATACAAACCCTAGACAACTTTTGTCAGACCTTTTTGGAGTCAATTGCGCTCAAGATGCAATAATGAAATATTTGGAAGAACCATACCCCCAAAGGAGCCTAAGGTAGAAAAAATTGTCTGTCTCATCTATATGAGCATGAGAGTATATATTATGTCAATGAATATTAAGGATGTATCATAGAATGATCCATTCTAAAACAAATTCCACAACAAAATCCATGTGTGCTGAACTTTTATGTGTGGTTACTCAAGCATGTTGGCTAGTTTCCTGCAGTTACATAGCAACATCAAGAATTAAAGTGTTCTTGGGTGGCCAGATCGATATTGATGCAGCGCCTAAAGTGGGTATTGTGCGGAACCCTTTAAATGTGTATTAATAGTGACTTAAGGATGTAGGTGACTTCTTGTGGCAACACTGTGAAGAATAGAAGGTCAAACCATTAAGGCGAATTAGAGAATTTAGGGaggcaaagaaaaatattgctTGAGATGGAATATGAAAGAAGGAATCATGCGCAGGCTAGCTgtatctcatccaaaaaaggctagctggaaggtattatttggatttctttgcCCTGTATAAGTTTTCCAGATCTACCCGGTGCATTACTGACATGGGACTAAATATACACCCGCACGGGTCCTTGCATACTCCACCAATTAAGCCCTAACATTCTTATTAGGATAAAggctcaaattcattcaaattcaaCGACAAGTACCATAAATTCAATCACAATACTATGATCAGCTCATGGTGAACTCAAATAGGCCCGTGCTGCAGTGCCCCTTAGTCCCCATGGGTCATGGACCgagtctgctctgataccatttataacaatctAGGACCTCAACCAAAAAAGgctatttgaattttttggccATGCATAAGTACCTAAGGTGTATCTACTGCATagttgatgtgggactaaacacacttTTGTACGGGTCCTCACACTTAGACAAATATGACTTACTAGAGTTCCACTTTGTGATTAATGGATGAGTAATAATATAGGGCATGCCATGCATTGCAGGCAACTCATTGCTGTAAGCACACCTCATCCTAGGTTGATTCATATTCACTTAGTCAGTAGATGCATATTGCACCAATGTAACATTATTTGATGTGTCTTCCTTAATTGATTATTTAAAAATGGTTATTTTTCAGTAGAAAGAGAAGGGAACTCACTTGGTTTGGCCCATAATTTAAGATAGAATTGTTTTTCATGATAATATACACAACAAGAAAACTGTTGGCTCCAAGCCCCCCAGTTGCATGATGAGATGAGACTTAAAGGTTAAGGTTTTATCAATTGTGATCATATGAAATTGAGGGATTTAATATCTTTATGTTGCATTTTTTGAGGAATTGTTGACATTATGCAGTGTACAGATGTATCCATTTAAGAAGGACCAAACAAAATGGTAAGAATAAAATTACGAAGGTTTGGCTGCTTCTGAGAATGGGACTCGAAAAGATTAAGGGAAGGATAACTCCATGAGTTTCAGATGACTGACCTTGAATTACTTATCATTGCTAATTGGTTACAGTAATTGCATCTATGCCCCTTAGCGACCCTGGTCGTGTACGAAAGACCAAGAAGAAGGTGCGGGAATAAGACAAGATTATCAAAAATCATAAAAGACTGATGCGATGAAACATGAATACCACATCTTGAACAAGAAGAGATACTATATTGATTAGAGTCCTTTCATGTGCAAATAATGTATGGCAAGTAGATGTTTCAAAATTGAGATCCAGATGGACTAGTGAACTCTCATTACCATGACTAAATTCTCATTTTGAAGACAAGAAGGTAAAGCCAAAAAGAGATTTCTTTGTTTATCTAGAAAAACTCCTACAGATCAACTCTCAAGAAATTGATGGTGATGTGATTCTAACAATGGCCTCCCTAGTCCGCTTTCGCCAGTTATTTGCTATCTCTTAACATAAAACTCTGCATTCATTATGCTAGCCATGCTTCTAAGTCCACTCATCGCCATgtctgtgttttttttttttaatgtacttTATCAATGGAACTGACCCTTGGAATAGAATTTTCTTATTCCTTGAGTTTTCCTCGGAATAggattttcttgttctttaagcAAATTAACTGAAGGCTTTTGACTTCTCTGAAGTGGTGCTTAAATCTTTTGCTCCGTAAAGCATGTCTGGTCGCACTTTTTAGTCTGAATATTTTTCCCATTCCAGAAACTGGGGCATTTGAAGAAAATTTTGTTATCTTTACAAGAAAACAAAACTTCCCCCCCTGAACTGATGGTCTAGAGGCTGACTATCAGGATAGTGTTAATTTTGCTGTAGAGCATTGGTGTTTCATAATAGGCAAGATTTGTAACAACTGATCATTAATTTTCAGATAGTCATTATTGGTTTAATAAACATAATCTTGATTAGAACTATAAAATTTGATCTTCAAAATTGTTTGAATGGACCCCTGATACCATTCAGAACACACatcaaggaagaaagaaaaaaggtggggtgagggagggagggagagagagcatgATCATAATATATTGG
This portion of the Phoenix dactylifera cultivar Barhee BC4 chromosome 11, palm_55x_up_171113_PBpolish2nd_filt_p, whole genome shotgun sequence genome encodes:
- the LOC103714614 gene encoding uncharacterized protein LOC103714614, whose product is MGESGVGGPAMAPLNVERGEERWRHFDSSVNAVSFGFVATAILISMFVVMAILERFLRPRPPFLSSNDGRRRRGSPSVDLEAQRRRGLAGKLGYPSPKMSVYAKGVSVLMPGHDIPTFIAHPAPAPLPPERSSWPSHQHNLIAGSKSNLS